CTTTGTTGGTTCCTTGCCAGAGACAAGGCTCACGGCCCCTGCGGCCATGATGTTTCTCGCCGAGATTCTCAAGTCGGGCGAGAAGTCGTGGTCTCTTATGTCTGCGAGCATGGACAGCCTGCGGAACTCCATGGTCGAGCCCCCCGACCCCGGCACCAACTTTGCCAAGTCGATGAAGGACTACGCCTCGGTGACCGCTGCAGGAACCAGAGCGACGATTGACGTGCAGAAAGAGCCAGAATGGAGACCGTGGAAACCGAACACCTCCGAGGACCCGATTTCGCCGGTTATGATGGTGACCAAAGCTCATCAGTACTTCCACACTTTCAAGCGCCTCATGGTCGACCTCATCATCCTCAGCCTTCACGATCGGAACGATAGCCAGTCGTTCTTCCTCAAGCGCTCTCCCATCCAAGCTTCTGCCTCACACTGTTGCAGGGCCATGGCTTCGTTTCACCAGGTTCTTCTCCATTCCTACTGCTTTTCTGCTCTTCTTGTTCACCCAAAAGCACGGATACGAAGAGATCGACATTATAATTACTTGCACGCTCTTGGTCAGAGCTCTTGTTCTTGAAATCTATTCTGTTGCTCTGTTGGCCTTCTCAGATCGGGCCTTCACAGCCCCGCATTTCCAGCTTCGTCTCCGCTACAAACTCTTTCTTGCGGCCACCGAACAAGCCGAGATGGTCTCATTCTATGGCGCAGTATAATCTCATCAGCTTCTGCCTCAAGGACCATCCATCCCCATGTAACAGATTCCTCCGCTTCCTCACGGTAAAAGAAAGACACATCTTTAGGGACCTTAAGAACAAATCCATCAGCGAAGAGGAGTCCAAAGACTCCAAGCGTTTCAGTGCCTTCAGTGGCGAATGGGCACTCGAGCAGCAGAAACATATGAAGAAATTTGGCTGGAACGTCAAGGTGGAATTCGACCAAAGCATTCTGTTGTGGCACACTGCCACTGATCTCTGCTACTAATCCCACGGCACCAAACAGCCAGCGGATAAGGCTTCTTCTTCCCGAGGAATCAGCAAGAGTCTGTCGGATTACATGCTTAACTAGTCGTTGTACGGTGAGAAGCAAGCAAGCTGGAAaataatgctttataataataaaGCGTCAGAAAATAAAACAtagcggggatagctcagttgggagagcgtcagactgaagatctgaaggtcgcgtgttcgatccacgctcaccgcattttataaaatatttgattttaatcaacTTTTCTATTCTATTTTACTAATAATTTAATCAAAAGATACTCTAAAAtgaatttttgattcatttagtaGGTTAAAATATCTTCTTTTCTCAGTTTAATGTGGGATACTTATTTTTAAagttatattaaatttatagtcACTTGACCCGCTACGATCACtcaacataatattttttacattgatttatttgaaaaaaaaattatcttttattttaagaaaataaaagaaattataataaaatccAAAGTTTTTACTAAATTTTTGACATACACACAAAAGGTGAATAAAAGCTATACTTTCCATCCTCCACTAGTCCTTCATTccttttagtaaaattatataattatataaaaattatactgTGATACAAGGATAATGATATGATTGAAACACGTGTCAATACCCTAACGATATAGCCAATACCTCAATACTATGTCATGTCATTAATACCTCGAGACCATATAACTATCACAATGTCACTTCTTAAGTATTATAATCACATCCACACCAATACATGATCTCTAGATTCTATATGAAATAATATCACtcaagacatatatatatatatatatatatatatatatatatatatataactattttatttattaatacaTGTCTTCAAGCATAACGATAAAATTTTACTATAAAAAGTCTTTTAGTTATATTCCTGAAGCTATCTGAGACTCAAGTTCTAATATATTCAATTCTAAAAAACTCAAGACCTATCTTAACTTGAGCATCGAATGAATTTTCTTGGGGATGCCTCCCATGCAGTTTTGCTAGGTTTGGCATCTTGTGATGCTAAATTTTATACCTCTGCTAGCAAACAATCTCTTAAATAAAGTTTTTCTAAAAAGGATTATATGATATTTCTTTGGTCCCAAGTGATATTTTGAATGATGCTTTTAAGTTCTCACACATCAAAATTGTGCTGAATTGTACCGTAAAAGGTTGTGATCTCTTTGATTATAACGTTCTGTATTTGTATATACTAAAGATGGTGATTCCTAATTAacattattattctcaaatcatGGATTGATTGATGATCATAATATATTAGAAATATAATCATCATCAGTTATTTGTATCTTGATTTGCTTCTATCAATGATCCTTCCACTATCATGCCCTTTTAAGTTTGAGCTTCCATGGCTATCAATGAAATTAAAATACCGAGCAAGTGACTTCGTGAGAAAGTTTGAGAGTTAACTAGATATATGTATATGAGATACAACTAGCAGATAAGGCTTCTTCTTCTCGAAGAATCAGCAAAAGTCTATCGGATAATATGTTGTACCTTGTGATTATATGACCATTTGTGCTGACAGCAGGGATTGGGTAGATCCGACACGGGGACGAACACCTGTGCCGAGGCAATGAGGTTTCTGCCAGAGCCGATGAGGCAGGAGCTTGCAGGATGGTTCATGGGGTGGAAATCGGCTCCCCACCTGTAGACATGAAGGGAGATAGAAGCAAGTCAGTAGTGTTCGACGCCTGTAAGCTAGCGAAGGATTTGTTGGAGCTGGAGGAGGAAGTGAGCTAGAAGTATCCGAAAGCCAAAAATTGTAGAGAAAATATACTTTACAAAaacaaagtgataaaaaaaaaatgagcgGGGATAACttagttgggagagcgtcagaaGATTTGAAGGTCATTGcatgtttataaaatattttttttaattaactctTATATTCTATTTTaccaataatttaataaaaatatataatattttccttTAATCAACTCTTATATTCTATTTTActaataatttaatcaaaaaatattctaaaataaaattttgatccaTATAGGTTAAAATATCTTCTTTTCTCTGTTTGATGTGGGATATTTATTTATAAAGTCAGAttcatattttaattaaattcataGTCACTTGACCcactaaatataatttttttacattaatttatttaaaaaaattatcttttatttcaagaaaataaaagaaaattctaaTAAAATCTAAAGTTTTTACTAAATTTTTGATATACACACAATAGGTGAAAAAAAGGCTATATTTTTCATCCTCTACAACACATTTTGTAGTCGTTTATTCCTTTTCTTGTAGGCACAATTCACTacctttaataaaattatataattatataaaaattatagtgTGATAGAAGGATAATGATATGATTGACACACGTAACCGATATCCTAACGATGTAACTGACACCCCAATGCTATATCATGTTATTAATACCTCGAGACCATATAACTAATATAATATcactttttaaatattataactaCATCTACACTAATACATGATCTTTAGATTCTATACAAAATGATATCACTCAAGATTAAAAAGTACACGTagttattttatatattaatacaTGTCTCCAagcataataaaaagaaatctcacTATAAAAAGCCTCTTGGCTATATTCTTAAAGGCTCTCTAAGACTCAAGTTCTAATATATTCAATTCTAAAGCACTTAAGACCTCTCCTAACTTTAACTTAAGCATGGAATGAATTTTCTCGGGCATGTTGCCCATGCAGTTTTGCTTGGCGCCTCGTGATTCAAGAGCACTAATATGATCAGCAATTGATGTGAGATTTTAGATCTCTACTAGCAAACATTCTCTTAAACGAAGTTTTTCAATAAGGATTATATAATCTTTCTTTGGACCTTAAGTGATATTTTGAATGATGCTTTAAAGTTCTTACACATCAAGATTGTGCTGAATTGTACTATAAAAGGCTGTGATCTTATTTATTGTAATGTTTTGTATTTGTATATACTTAAAGAGGGTGATTCCCAATTAGCATGATTATTCTTGAATCATGGATTGATTGATGATCATAATATattagaaatataatttttatccaTCATTTGTTTCTTTATTTGCTTCTATCAATGATCCTTCCACTATCATGTCCTTGTAAGTTTGAGCTTCTACCATGGGTGTCAATGAAATTAGAATACTTGACGAGAAAGTGGTTTCGTGAGGAAGTTTGATATATGGACATAGGATATATGCAATTAGAATTTAGTAATATAATATGTATTAATATAAAAATCGATGATAATATGTTTTATGTGAGAATGAAACATAGTTTAGATTGGTTATAGTAACATAGGAGCTTCAACTAATAGATAATGTAGATTGATGTGAAAGTTCTATCATTAGCATTACTTGTCCAATCAATATTAACAAAGCCACAAAGGAGAATGAATGTTTTTGAGGGAGAAATGTATGATTTAGGAGCTTTAACTGATAGATAATATAGATTGATGTGAAAGTTCTATCGTTAGCATTACTTATCCAATCAATATTAACAAAGACACGAAGGAGAATGAATGTTTTTGAAGGAGAAATGCACGATTTAAAGTGTTTTTGGGGTGTCGATACAATTCAATGCAAATCAACGATGAATATGGATAACGAATAAGTATCGGAAAGAATATATTATTGACTAATCAAAATCAAGATTCTACTATAATGTTTAttcttgtatatatttctacatcTCCAATTTTTTCTCATAAAGGTAGCAAAAAAGATTATACAGAGAAGCAAATTATCATATTTATTAAATACTACttgttttttttgtaattttaataAGGTAATATAAAATACGTTTAAATATGATTTACAATAATATTAACATAACATGTTCCCAAATTACACGATCGCCTATCCCTCACAAGAAGTTATCTTGATCCGGCTTGGGCGACGTCAACAGCGCAGTATAGAGCCGAAGCTTCTCCTCCCCCAGCGAGGAGCACCGCGACAGAGGCCTTCGTGGTCGTATGAAGGAGAGCGACGTGAGGGTCTTCCGGTGCTTGTACCTCCGCCACGCAAGCTGCACCGCCACCGCCGCCCACGTCCGCCATCCGGGCGAGTAGTACCGTGCGCTCCTCTTCACCTTCTCGTTGGTGAACGTGTACCTGAAGTGCTGCGTCACGTACTTCACGTCGCCAGCTTCCAGCCCGAACGCCTCTGTCGGCTCCAGGGTTACCAGCGTCGAGGAAGACGGCGGCAGTCGCTCCACGAACGGCCTCCGCAGGCACCATGACAGGAGCTCGTCGCCACTGAAGTTTCCAGGCCCCAGCATGCAGCAGCTCCTGATGCCATCTCGCAGGGCTTGACTGCTCTGCAAGTGCCCTCTCACTACGAACAGCATTCTCCGGACCGGATCACCTTCTCTGGCAATCTGATGACCACAACGGGAGAGCAGCAAATGATCGAGGAAGACATGGTAATGAAGAATAAGAGAGACACTTAGTCAGGTATGTTCATGTGCTCACCACTTCCCCTTTAGGGAAGATGAGAGACTTCAGCCTATCACAGATGTTCTCGAGCACCAGTTCATCCATGTGTTGGAACAAAGGGACCTGCATCGATCGCACTTCGATCACCTCTCTGCCATCTCCAAATCTTCAACTTCTGATAAGCATTACCTGCCGAACGAGATCAAGGCAGAGGTGATACTTGATGTCCCTCCTCAGCCCGTCCGGGAAATTTCGGATCATCTCGCACTCATCCACTCCTCTCGTCGCTGCCCACCTCTGCCGCTCGTACTGCCGCACTCTCTGCCTGATCCCCTGCGTCAAGTTCCTCCTCTTCATCCACCACTCCACGCTCCGGATCCGCAGGTGCATCGCCTGCTTCTTCGACGTAGTCGCGTGTAGAAATACCTGCAATCAATCAATCATGTACCGTCTCAAATCACCAATACAACAAGATTTGTTTGTTCATATAGTCTTCATACCTTGATGTTTCCTATGAGCATGGTGACCAGAATGAGACCGCTCGTGATTATGATGATGTTGAAGACAATTTCTAGCCACTCCGTGGTGCTCTCCAAGTTGCCAAAAGTGCTGAAAGAAGAGACGCCTTCAGGCATCAACGGAGTGATCCCTAAGGAGAAAAGAAGAGACTGACCTCAGAGTCATTAGGCCCCAAAAGATGGGGAGGAGTATCTTCTCCAGCCGGTTAGTGTTAGTAACCAGAGAAACGGTCCACTTGTAGGCTCCGTACTGGAAATAGTCACTGCTATCGAGGCATCTAGTCTTTGCTTCCAAGTTCTTGGCCCAATCCAACCTGGCTTCGTCCCTTGTTCTTGTTGCCGCACCATAGTAGATGGGATCCATGCAAGCCATTGTTTTTGGACCACATCCTTTTACCCGGCTGCATTGCACTCTCAGGCATTTCTCTGCCCTCTGTATTCCCAGCAGGTACCAACACGCACCCACGGCCTATCATAACAACACCAAAGTGATCGTTTAATATGATCACAACGATCTGCAGATGTTTGCATTCGTTTTGAGGATTTCACAGGTTAATATCAGAGGTAAGGGAAGGATACCGACATGTGATGCGACGAAGTAGACCATCAAGTTTAGAGCAATTCCCCACCAAATAGTCCCAAACACATATCCTGAGAAGTTCTGCATGCGACGCAGGATGCAGACGGAGTGGTAGATCTTTGGAAGGTACTCGAAGAGGAACGTTATCAGGAAGACGGTCATCACTGTTGTCGTTGCTCCTCGCCGTAGCAGCGCCGGAGCTCCCACCCATGTGACGATCTGCATCATTGTTTTTGGCTATTAGTTACACATCTTGCAAGACTATGATTTCTACCGAGTTTAGCTCCCATTAATCGATATCTTTACCTAAAAACCATGAATTTTGGGTCAAACAGGAAAACTTCATCGACCATCTCTTGCATCACTGACATGTAGTTATTGCTAACTCTGTAAATTGTTTCCGCATCCTAAACTTTTGTGTGTTAACTTAGATCTGATTTAGCATCCTT
The DNA window shown above is from Musa acuminata AAA Group cultivar baxijiao chromosome BXJ2-4, Cavendish_Baxijiao_AAA, whole genome shotgun sequence and carries:
- the LOC103980628 gene encoding uncharacterized protein LOC103980628 — protein: MEIFPYRWRQAWNDWDLRSFILMSLTLQMILIFSGSHRNHVVSRWITFILWSAYLLADWVATFALGIFSNNHTGSDCASSSHSTLNEDRLAFWSLFLLLHLGGPDTITAFSLEDNELWMRHLMGLVFQVAVAFYVFVGSLPETRLTAPAAMMFLAEILKSGEKSWSLMSASMDSLRNSMVEPPDPGTNFAKSMKDYASVTAAGTRATIDVQKEPEWRPWKPNTSEDPISPVMMVTKAHQYFHTFKRLMVDLIILSLHDRNDSQSFFLKRSPIQASASHCCRAMASFHQIGPSQPRISSFVSATNSFLRPPNKPRWSHSMAQYNLISFCLKDHPSPCNRFLRFLTVKERHIFRDLKNKSISEEESKDSKRFSAFSGEWALEQQKHMKKFGWNVKVEFDQSILLWHTATDLCY
- the LOC135610675 gene encoding cyclic nucleotide-gated ion channel 4-like, coding for MSSEESSSRSHEETEENGSQNKPSESTGACDSHRGRWLHGWALDPCTKWVREWNRIYLLACALGLIVDPLFFYTLSVSGALKCIFVDGWFAVTVTALRCMIDAMHVWNIWLQLKMAYGAKRSEGEEEGERGGGGKFTPIYVKSKRGFFLDIFVVLPVMQIVTWVGAPALLRRGATTTVMTVFLITFLFEYLPKIYHSVCILRRMQNFSGYVFGTIWWGIALNLMVYFVASHAVGACWYLLGIQRAEKCLRVQCSRVKGCGPKTMACMDPIYYGAATRTRDEARLDWAKNLEAKTRCLDSSDYFQYGAYKWTVSLVTNTNRLEKILLPIFWGLMTLSTFGNLESTTEWLEIVFNIIIITSGLILVTMLIGNIKVFLHATTSKKQAMHLRIRSVEWWMKRRNLTQGIRQRVRQYERQRWAATRGVDECEMIRNFPDGLRRDIKYHLCLDLVRQVPLFQHMDELVLENICDRLKSLIFPKGEVIAREGDPVRRMLFVVRGHLQSSQALRDGIRSCCMLGPGNFSGDELLSWCLRRPFVERLPPSSSTLVTLEPTEAFGLEAGDVKYVTQHFRYTFTNEKVKRSARYYSPGWRTWAAVAVQLAWRRYKHRKTLTSLSFIRPRRPLSRCSSLGEEKLRLYTALLTSPKPDQDNFL